In Thermotomaculum hydrothermale, a single genomic region encodes these proteins:
- a CDS encoding DUF4412 domain-containing protein yields MKRVFSILGIILLYATVSLAGVVYTSKVTTEITDPKVKEQMANSPYGDMSQPVTMKCYAENGKKFRVEIIEGGNTFTPKGTVVISSDGKMAYFLNPSKKTYWKMNLDELQKTGESAMKMMKKFAKMRYKDIYVNVVELGNGGKIAGYNTNKYKMLVKYAVEMKVLFKKIEHKHKEETEIYATKDFSISDFDVYSFNNTFSTGIPEVDAQVKLNVNKIGFPLKTVTYKYDENGKLQQITTFEILSLKKDSVSNSLFELPKGYTEEPSPFAKMMGGQGVNQGQSPDSENSPEEGKSKKKFNFKDLF; encoded by the coding sequence ATGAAGAGAGTTTTTTCAATTTTAGGAATAATTTTGCTTTACGCAACTGTATCCCTTGCAGGTGTTGTTTATACATCAAAGGTTACAACAGAAATTACCGATCCAAAGGTTAAAGAACAGATGGCAAACTCGCCCTATGGGGATATGAGTCAACCTGTTACTATGAAATGCTATGCCGAAAATGGCAAAAAGTTCAGGGTTGAGATTATTGAAGGGGGCAACACTTTTACACCAAAGGGAACAGTTGTTATTTCAAGTGATGGCAAAATGGCTTATTTTTTAAATCCGTCAAAGAAAACATACTGGAAGATGAATCTTGATGAATTGCAAAAAACAGGCGAAAGCGCAATGAAGATGATGAAGAAATTTGCAAAGATGAGATATAAAGACATATATGTAAATGTTGTAGAACTGGGAAACGGTGGAAAGATTGCAGGATATAATACAAATAAGTATAAAATGCTGGTAAAGTATGCTGTTGAAATGAAAGTATTGTTTAAAAAAATTGAGCACAAACACAAAGAGGAAACAGAAATTTATGCAACAAAAGATTTTAGTATTTCTGATTTTGATGTTTACTCTTTCAACAACACTTTCAGCACAGGAATCCCAGAGGTTGACGCTCAGGTTAAACTCAATGTAAATAAAATAGGCTTCCCTTTAAAAACTGTTACCTACAAATACGATGAAAATGGAAAATTGCAGCAAATAACAACCTTTGAGATTTTAAGCTTAAAGAAAGACTCTGTTTCGAATTCTCTGTTTGAGTTGCCTAAGGGTTACACAGAAGAGCCAAGCCCTTTTGCAAAAATGATGGGGGGACAGGGAGTAAATCAGGGGCAAAGCCCTGATTCAGAAAACAGCCCTGAAGAGGGAAAGAGCAAGAAAAAATTTAATTTTAAGGACTTATTCTAA